The Miscanthus floridulus cultivar M001 chromosome 6, ASM1932011v1, whole genome shotgun sequence genomic interval gaattaaatgtcactttaacgtcggtatttaatttaatagtattattatcttatcgtgcgatccgtgtgtttttagtataaaagatttagttattctgtagcaacgcacggacacacCACCAGGTTCAAGGAAAATAACAGAGTTCTGGTTCGAGTTCCCCTCTCATCGTGGCTCTCTCAGCTATTTATCTCACTCCGCTCTAGGCTTCGAGTCGCATGCGTCGTAGGCCCATTTTGGCCTAGCAATTCTTACATTCCTTGCCTTCCTCCTAGATGATCTCTTGGGCTTGGGTGTCGCAGATGGGCCGCCAGGATGAGGCCTACTGACATCCCTCCCCATTGAGAGCTCGGGGCACCCAGAAAGCGCTGCATGATGGCGTCAACATCTTCCCAGGTTGCAAGGTCGTCATCGAGGCTGCTCCACTTGATCAACATCTGTTGTACAGTGTTGGCGCTGTGCTGATGGAGCCGTGTCTGCAAGACACGCTCTGAGACTTGCAGCATGTCATCGGGGTCCGGCAGCTCAGCCGTGATCGCTGGAGCAGAAGGAGGCGCTGGCTTGAGCAGCGACACATGGACCACTGGGTCGATGATCGACGTCGGTGGCAGCGCCAGCTTGTACGCCACAACACCCACCTTGAATGGCTCGAAGTATTTGAAGCAGAGCTTGTGGTGTGAGCGTGGAGCCAGCGAGGACTGCACGTATAGCTGTAGACGGAGGAAGACAGAGTCGCCAACCTCAAAGGAGCGTTCTGAGCGGCGCTTGTCCACCTGGGCCTTCATGCGCTACTGTGCCCGAAGAAGGTGCTGCCTCACCATAGCCATCATAGTGGTGCGCTCCGCCCACATGGTGGCCACATCAGGAACAGGGGAAGCAGACTCATCAGTAATGCTGAAATGACAAAGAGAGCAACCATAGAGTACCTCGAAGGGTGATTTGccaagtgtcggtgcagaaagtgatcaactagtgagtatttgtagttttgctgtacgttgtgatcggaggtggcctagcactcaatgacgtactccctccatcccaaaatatctatcgctttcgcttcccgagaaacaattttaacaaaatatatattaaaaaatattaatatttatgatacataattagtatcatcggaaagatctttgaatcgaGTTTTTTAATCAATTTATTTGGATATACAAATGTTGctagtattttctacaaatcgagtcaaacttgtggcacgaaaactGGAAACGACAAATAAatcgggacagagggagtaagatttatactggttcaggcaacgtgccttaCTTCTAGTCAGggttggtcagtgactttattcctgagcctaggtgctcaaagtttgcagtgaggttacaaacgagaaggagaaagatagggtgtacaagaggtccggtcggctccggtcagaagagccaagagtgacaggaacttcactATGAGCTAAGTATTCAAGcaggtgcttgaggtccgaacctggcggttctgtggttgtgagctattgatctaaggaactctgattaACTAGAATCGGTCctccttgttggaggaagcgcacccccttttatagatgaaggggatggctttacaagtgagagggtgagggtacgtatgctgccgagccttgttgcccacaccgacaggtacaagatagtggtaggcacctacaacactattgttgtcactgtagaatgtcagatgcacacaggaggtcgtgctgcctttttcagggatggtggacgtcggtacctgcaaatgatgtttgatgcctagaggcatgtgaggagtcttgctatgttcacccagtacggtaaatcctggcacCCATACCGCTATTGACgcctagaggcacatggggggccttatcgtatgggagttttagcggcccctacaatagtgtagagggagatgtcggcgtctacaatactgtttgtgtcagggtggctgtagagtattgttccgtgtagggtatggtccctggtacagtggttttgacttgtgagccttgacTTGTCTTTCTTCGCatatcttctggttcctaccgagcgggcgtccccggttggatggctccagtcggctctgagtgcgccggtcggagaagagcggtgagtagggttcctgcgatccctggtcggagacgcggggttggagccagaagtagtgttttgggtcaggccttccgatcggagaggccgtccggtggcggctggagtcgaagcgaacgctccggttcgagaggtgggccgaagcagcCGACGAGAgggcgttgttcctcttcggccagaccttcgGTCGGTGACTAGGCCACCCTTCCAGtctgttgttttagactcttgggccggcccatgagttatgCGCTATCTGCTCGGGCCGAGCCTtagcatggaagccggtccccgagggaccccgggtttatgaacccgacaccaagCACCGAATGTTCACTAGTATTGTACCAGAACTCCACCAAGGACAGCCAGTGAATCCACCGTCATGGACAAGAGTGAATGAAGCACCAAAGATACGTCTCAAGGCATTGGTTAACACGTTCCGTTTGCCCGTCAGATTGTGGATGGTAAGCCGAACTCATAGCTAGTGTCACTTGAGCAAGGCAGAATAGTTCACTCCAAAACAGACTTGTAAAGATAGGATCCCGGTTAGATATGATGTGAGTTGGAAGACCGTGAAGCCGGAAGACATTGTCCAGAAACACCTGAGTGACCTTCGGGGTAGTGAACGGATGATGAAGCGGAATGAAGTGAGCGAACTTACTGAGCTTATCCACAACCACCATGATGCAATTCGCATTAGCTGAAGCTGGCAACCCATCAATAAAGTCCATGGTCACCGCTTGCCAGGCTTCGATCACCGCTTGCCAGGCTTCGATCAGCATAGGCAGAGGAGCCAGAAGGCCTGGGTACTTGGCTCGATCAGGCTTTTGCTTGGAGGCAGATAGTACATGCAGCAATAAAGGCCTTGATTGTTTGTTTCATACCACGCTAATAGAACAGCTTTTTGATTCGGCTGTGAGTAACAGGAAACCCGGAATGGCCGCCCCAGGCACTATCATGCAGGGCTGAGATGATGCGTTGCTGGAGTTGAGAGTTGGATCCTATCCAAATACGGCCAGAGTAACGGAGGATACCACTGTGTAGAGTAAAAGGAGGACGAGCCTGCGGGTTAACGAGCTCCTGTAACAGCTGCAGGGACTTAGGGTCTTTAGCGTAACCGGCTACGATGTCAGCGAGCCAAGTAGGGGTAGATGCAGAGATAGCCTGTAACTGAGCTGGTGGCGCTGGATGACGGGAGAGATCGtcacactactacaggaatcaatttgcgcagcatggccaaaacacgctccgtggcaagcaccttttttgcccgccatggttaaccggtggccggccagcgaggccggccaccggggcgcccgctgcgggaaattggtttaccgcggcgggcaaccttacctgcccgccgcaggaaatcattatttaccgcggcgggcggtatgaacagcccgccgcggttaatacggtttaccatagcgggctctttaaactgcccgccgcggtaaagacttgatttaccgaggcgggtgttttatgttgcccgccgcggtaaagcctgtacaaatacagacctcagaccctccttcttctccacgggtcttcctctctcaaaactcatggggggaggctttgccctaaaatttgagaaaacttttgatttgagttgaagggcttggatttgagggaggaggacatcataagaggttcataaaggctctccctctctccttccatcctctctctctatttccatcacctagagttctctttagatctagatcaattttaatggaaaaaatgatgtcatatatttctttaactttagattcatcatagatgcatgcttcatctttcacatcgtcatttcctctctttttcatgattttggacgtaaaaatcatcaatttctcctaattcttctttatttaatgttgattgtgatggataatgttcgcagatacgatggatagatcggaatggatgtaccggatcgatagagtgaatgatccacggtacctctttgaattaaggaagtttattgcggctggtaaagctcaccgtgagagactgaagcggatgacaaccatatgtccatgttctcattGCAAGAACCTAAAAGCCCActgagacagcgaggtgcaaactcatttgatcatgtatggtttcatcgagggctacacagtctggacatttcacggcgaaagagttggtgcgagtggcgctgcatctggagttacctcttcgacgccgatgacgacagcaccaccggtgaataaagatccttccgcagcagcagcgccagccgacagtgacaacagttgtcgtgatcacatcatggtggatgatgtaatgcaagacatggccgacgaagccggcgacggtggtgatggtcaggatactgtgagccaacccaaggatgtgcagcttgttgaagatctagtcaaacacttcaatGAAGACGacattgtgttgggttgcccaaagtggttggagaattttagagagttgaaacaggcggcagttgatcctctctataaggacggtggtgattgtccaaaggagtgcacggcgctccattttaacctccatatgttgatgttgaaggctcgtcatggttggtctaacactagcttcaatgagttgttaagctaccttgccaccacgtacccaacggctaacaaggtgctcgccaatacttatcgggctaagaagctgatccggccagtggcgatgaagcttagaaagtttgatgcatgccctaaccacttcatcctgtatcggggcaatgagtatgagaatttgacgagttgtccgcactgcggctttagtcggtacaagaaaaatgctagttgtcgcgtggatgcagaagacgagggaggcttgcggggtggtcggaagaagaacaagaagggggcaaagaagagcagtgtggccaaacagatctcggctcagcaggatgatgaagaagagggttacatgcacaggaaaagtccagcactgtcggtgtggtacctgcccatgaCCGATCGCCTACGTGCAATATTcaggaacccggacgatgccaagctcatgtcctggcatgcatctgctgaccgcctgaacgacgatAGCAAGCTATGGCACCCATCcaatggcaagcagtggaaggatttcaacgaggcctacccggagtttggcaaggagcccaggcatgttaggttcacgctaagtaccgatgggatgaacccgttcggtgagcttagcagctcgcacagcacttcgCCCgttgtgctcaccatgtacaacctacctccccatctatgtcagaagcgtaggtaccttatgctgaccatgcttatctctggaccgaagcagcccggcaacgatatagatgtgttcctagagccattcatggaggaaatgaagatactatttgatgttggggtccagatggtggatgcatcccgcaaggagaagttcacactaaaagcaatcatctttgtcaccatcaccgattaccccagTCTCTactcactgtcggggcagatcaaagggaagaccggctgtgtaatttgcatcgatgggacctgctacacttaccttaagggatccaataagatggtgtacatgaggcacagacggttccttgcaaaaaatcacaggtatagaagaagtattatgaacaaatactttgataatcaggacgagccgcagcgtgatcaactgacacagactagttgggggacaaaggtgtatgagatggtcaaggacatggatcaggtggagtttggaaagaagaagaagccgcctgaagaggggagcaagcagacaaggaagcgaaagcgggaccagacggaggaagtcccctccgccgttcctttcaagaagaagtcaattttcttcaagtacctatcgtattggaaaacactgaatacaccccatgccattgactgcatgcacctagagaaaaatgtcttcgaaagcacgatcggtgtcctgctggacatcaagggcaagacaaaggatggtattaagtcacggacggatcttgtcaatctgggcatcaggccggaccttcacccgggaccgcctcagaatggtaaagtcgatatcccgggtgtggcctgcaacctaacgcaagacgagaggatggcttttcttaagttgcttaggggtatcaaggtgccgactggtttctcttccaacatcaagagcctggtctccatgaaagacctcataatgaccggctacaactcacacgactgccacgtcatgctgacggtgttcctaccaattgcgattagggctatccgtccagagtacgtgaagatggtcatcacacggatgtcatacttctttaatcgcatcactcagaaggtcattgataaggctgagctgcctgccctgaaggagttcattgcggagaccctttgccagctcgagatgtgctttccaccatcttactttgatattatgccacacctaatgatgcatatggtcgatcagatccatcaactaggccccgtgtacctacaccagatgtggacgtacgagcggttcatgtccaccctcaacagatacgtccataaccgcgcttacccagagggctctatgatcgaggcatacacaacggaggaggccatgaactggtgtatgaggtacataagagatgggagggtgattgggttgcctgtccatcaccacaaaggcaaaacctcaggaatggggtgcacaggccgaaaagtgcgcaccgatgtggcaaaccgaatggtgcaagaagctcattacagcatccttcatcagttagtgagcatggagaaatatattgaaaagaacctggaagagatccgtgccgctaatgatggacaacacacggaggcatgggtccagaaccatcacaagagcaatttcgtagagtggctcaaagagcaacacataccccttgaaggatgccctgatgaagatacggagaccgttaagaggcttgtgttaggcccatctagccaaatcaccatgtggcaagggtatgacgtccagggctacaggttccacatgaaagacaaggacaagaagagctcggcatagaactgcggtgttcgatacgagggcgaagaagagtacacgggccagaggaggcaatactatgggcaagttgaagaaatatgggaacttgactatggccagaacctacgcataaccgtcttccattgccagtgggtcaaaccgaatgcggttgcagtggacagttatgggctaaccaccgtggacctcaaaagtatcggctacaaagatgacccgtgggtactagcaaccaatgtcgcacaagtggcctactatatatatgcagaggacccaaaaaggcatgtggttgtgtccggaaagcagcggattgtgggagctgatggggtgcagagtcccgaacaatacaacaactacgcagagctcgagctttttaccgatcatccaaagaagatcaaggccgtcgaggaccgattcaacaagtccaggatgatgccgtgggcccgccctgatggtgagaagaggacggtgaaagcacctgcaccaaaatgatttatgtatcccagagacatatatgtaataatatagctcgatctattgaagataagttttgtaacttattattaatatcatggaaccatactactctactagtactactgaatctactactactatactatacaatactactctactagtactactcaacctactactactatagcatactactactatctattgtactaatactactctctactactcacatgtactctactactacacagcactactctactactactacacagtactactctactactacacaacaCTACTCTCTACTTACACAACACTACTCTCTACTACACAGTACTACTACAAAACACTACTCTCTACTTACACACTACTTACACACTACTTACACAGTACTAAATATCAGTGCCCATAAATTTTAGATTAATAAGTTTTAGATTGGTAATAAATAGCAGGGAGGAAATGAAAAAATATTAACCGTGGCAGGCACGtaacagcgcccgccgcggttaatattaaccgtggcgggccggtaacagcgcccgccgcggttaatagattaaccgtggcgggcaatttAAGGTGCCCGCTACAGTAaacatttaccgcggcgggcggattATATTGCCTGCCGCGATTAATCCATGCGCTATATATGTGCCGCTGCTCGCACAAATTTTCTTATTGCCTCGCGCCCTCGATTTTGACCCGAAGGGCTGCCGAAATAttgcgccgccgccaccatccccGCCGTCGAGCTCCTCCGTGGTGACCCCCGCCCCCATCCTActcccccgtgcccgtgccccgcccccgtcctcctctcccttgcctgCGCCCTGTCCCCGTGCTCCTCCGGCGCCCCATCCCTGGAACCCTAGCTCCGGTGCGTCGCCGGCTCCGACCCGTCTGCCGCTGCCAAATTCCTCGATGGCCTTCTCCACCCTTCTCCAGTTCAGGCAGCACTACACAGCGCGCAAGGAAACAACGGCACCAGCGGTACGTGACCTAACCTCTGCATTTGggatttcatttttttatttatgaacTGAAACTATGAAAACAATTATGAAACCATGTCTGTTCATGAAAATTAGTAACTGCATAGATAGTCAAGCCTAAAATGACAGAGCCCGTACTGACTACAGAAAAATTTTGGACCTGTTGGCTTCAGCTGCAGTTTGCTCTCTGCAATTACTGTAGCAGCTACGCAGCAGCAAGCGCTCTCTTTAACATTTTGTGGCAATGAGAGAATTACTCTAGAAAAAGTCTATGACTTGTCACAAATATGTTCATATTTTTCAATTATATCTTAGCTCATTTTACAAGTGTCAGGTTGCATTAGCCACCCATCAACAATTGAGACAACTTGTAATGATAGAACAGAATCATTTAAAAAACGAAAAGAAAATGCACACACAAAAATTTTATTAGTAGCAAAAAGCACAGCTACTAAAGTTGCCAAGCAAGTGTTAGTCAACGAGCACGACTCACCTGCAGCAGAAATCGAACCATATGGCAGTAGCCAAGACCAGCCCACATCTCGTTCACCTCCTGTAGCAGCATCAAGTCATCATGAATCAAGAACTTGACTAAACTGGACAGTTGAAAAAATGAAGCACAAAACAGTAGCAGTCCCACTTTGCCCTGGACTGGGTAAAGAAAACAGAACTTAGTAAATCAGCTTTGGAATTTGTACAGGTCAGCTGTAAATTATTTTCAGACTTGAATTTTAAGATCAGAAATAATTGGACTTAGCTACTTAGAACCGAAAATTATTTAGCAGCTAGGCTATGAATTTTCAGCAACAAATTATTTCGCAGCTATGCATATGAATTTCCAGCAATAAATTATTTAGCAGCTAGGCATATGAATTTCTACAAATAATGAAATAAAACATGTCTGTATAATCCTGCTGCTTGGTTTGCATGTCTCATGTATCTAAGATATTTTTACTATATTCTAGTACAGTTAAATGgcatattttttcctttcatGTGAATACTTATTCAATCTGCTATCAGTTATATATTTTCAGTAATCAAACCTCCAATTGGGGGCATAGATACTGTGAGGTTATTTTGCAGTTGTATGAACTACTGAATGACCTTCATCGTATTTCACTTGAATCTGACAGGACACGCACAGCTATAGCTTTTGCCTGTGAACACTACTAgtatactgcctactactactccctcctcctctactcctctactccctcctatactactagtatactactgcctacactctatagcttgatgcaaattttttgatttgtgaaaggtttttgtttaatggggctggttccttttttggcatatgcaatgatgaacttttttggcatttgcctctcttgcttgtcattggcagtttggcattgccaattgccatgatgcccattaatccactgcctacactctactgtctactgcctacactctatagcttgatgcaaattttttgatttgtgaaagttttttgagatggctagctactacttatccccttactggtactctactgcttgatgcaaaatggtacttgtattacctatttctctctaccactgttgtcttactactgttgctgctactctgaattcaactgaactgctatactacacttggtgaattttgaactgatatactactgatctatgatgcttttggtgaaccgtagcatttgaattcaattctttttgctgcctatgatgccaaagaaatttatgacaaaattctaagcatatgccactgcctatgatgcaccttgcctttaaactaattctgagctaaatttgtgagaattttgagatgaattggtcactctgctgcaattttgccaaatttgatataatttgtgagaattttgagatgaattggtcactccctcctttactactagtatactact includes:
- the LOC136460738 gene encoding uncharacterized protein codes for the protein MKAQVDKRRSERSFEVGDSVFLRLQLYVQSSLAPRSHHKLCFKYFEPFKVGVVAYKLALPPTSIIDPVVHVSLLKPAPPSAPAITAELPDPDDMLQVSERVLQTRLHQHSANTVQQMLIKWSSLDDDLATWEDVDAIMQRFLGAPSSQWGGMSVGLILAAHLRHPSPRDHLGGRQGM